TCCTGTTCTAACAAAACTCCCATTGAGCCCCTCATTGAACCCATGGCCTGACGAAACTTAATAAGTTCTGTACTGGAAAATGACACTATAAGAATAAAAAAGGTACACAAAAGTGTCATCATGTCACCATAACTTAAAGCCCATTCTCCCCCCCCGCAATCTTCACATTTTTTTTTCCTCTCTGCCATTAACCGTTACCTTCTTCAATTATTCTATGCTTCGGAGCAATAAATGTCACCAATTTATCGCGAAGCAGTCTTGGATTATCTCCCGCCTGAATAGATGTTATTGCTTCAATCACAAGCTGCTTTACAAGAAGCTCCTGCTTTGTTCTTACCTTAAGTTTGCCTGCCATAGGTAAAAATAAAAGATTCGCCATTAATACACCGTAAAACGTAGTGATCATTGCAGTAGCCATACCACCTCCTATTTGGGAGGGATCGCTTAACTTCTGCAGCATCTGAATTAAACCTATAAGAGTTCCAGCCATCCCCATTGCAGGAGCAAAAGAACCGAGAGATTTAAATATCTCCTGTCC
This portion of the bacterium genome encodes:
- a CDS encoding MotA/TolQ/ExbB proton channel family protein codes for the protein GQEIFKSLGSFAPAMGMAGTLIGLIQMLQKLSDPSQIGGGMATAMITTFYGVLMANLLFLPMAGKLKVRTKQELLVKQLVIEAITSIQAGDNPRLLRDKLVTFIAPKHRIIEEGNG